The region AGCAACAGTTATAATATGTCTCAAGCCGGAAATTCTTATGCTGGAGCATTTCTCCAGAGCAGACTCATGGTTCCTGGTATTATACCGGATATTAAGTAATCCAGCCGCCGTTCGGACTGATGACCTGCCCCGTAATATAGCCGGATTCAGGCAGCGCCAGAAAATAGACAAGCGAGGATATATCTTCAGGGGTAGCCAGTCTCCCCGCAGGGATCTCCTCCTCCAGCATCTTCAGCTCATCCGCCTGCAGATTGGACAGCATGGCCGTGTGCACCGCTCCTGGCGCTACTGCGTTCACAGTGACCTTCGAGGGGGCCAGCTCCTTGGCGAGCGCCTTGGTAAAAGCATTCACTCCGCCCTTGCTGGCCGAATACGCCACTTCACAGGATGCGCCTGAGATCCCCCACACAGAGGACACATTAATAATCCGGCCGTAACGCTGCGTGACCATATAAGGCATGAAAATCTGGCTGCACATAAAGGTGCCCTTCAGATTTACCGCCATGATATCGTCCCATTCCTCCTCGGTCAGATCGGCTAACATGCCATAATGTGCTTTTCCGGCATTATTGACCAGGATATCCGGCATCATGCCGCTGCTCTCCAGTCTTTCGGCCATGCGTACGAGCTGACTGCGGTCTTTCATGTCCGCCGCTACGGTCATTACCTTCGCCCCCAGCGCCAGACAGCGCCGGGCCACATCATTGGCCGCTTCATGCGAATTCATATAATGAATCACAATGTTCATTCCCACCGAAGCAAAACGCTCAGCGATCGCGCCGCCGATTCCCCCGCTGCCCCCGGTAATGAGCACTGTCATTTCACCAATCGGTTTGCTGTCCTCTCCCGGTAACATCATTAAGGACTCACCACCAGCGACACGGCCAGCTGCTCCCAGTCCACATGGGCATGTAGCCGGTCATTCACTTCATCCAGAGTGATCGATTCATACAGGGGAAGCACTTCAAACAGATCTCCTCCACGGAACTGGTAACGGGTGAACTCATGGGCAATGCTCTCCGGCGAATTCAGCATCCGCAGGAAGCCGCCGATTTTCTTTTTGCGGGCCCGTTCGAAATCCTTCTCCGCGAAGCCCGTCTCCAGAATACGTCCAACTTCTTCCTTAATCCGTTCAAGCAGCAGCCCCGGATCTTTGGTATCGCCGCCGATTGCCGAGAATGCATACTCCGCAGAGCTGTTAAATTCATGGCCGAAGCTGTCCGAGATCAGTTCCTCGTCGTAGAGCTTCTGATACAATGCTGTACTGCTGCCAAACAGCAGATCCAGCATCAGCTTCGTGGTCAGGTCACGGCGCACCGCCGCTTCACCGCTGAGACCATCCACCTTTTCCTTGAAGCCGAACATCATTTTGGGAATAGAGACAGCAAGCCTGCTCTCCACATGCTTCGAGGCTACCTGCTCAGGCTCCTCCGCGAAGATGCGTGTAATTTCACCCTGCTTCTCATAGCTCTTGCCCTGCTGATTGCTGCGGATCAGTTCAAATACCTGCTCAGGGTCCACCCCGCCGACCACGAACAGCAGCATATTGCTGGGATGATAAAAGGAATTGTAACAGGTGTACAGCGTTTCCTTCGTAATGGTTGAGATCGATTCGATCGTTCCAGCGATATCTATATGAACCGGGTGGGTAGCATACATCGCTTCAATAAGCCCAAAATAGACGCGCCAGTCGGGATTGTCGGCATACATGTTAATTTCCTGCCCAATAATCCCCTTTTCCTTCTCCACATTC is a window of Paenibacillus sp. FSL H3-0469 DNA encoding:
- the fabG gene encoding 3-oxoacyl-ACP reductase FabG, producing the protein MMLPGEDSKPIGEMTVLITGGSGGIGGAIAERFASVGMNIVIHYMNSHEAANDVARRCLALGAKVMTVAADMKDRSQLVRMAERLESSGMMPDILVNNAGKAHYGMLADLTEEEWDDIMAVNLKGTFMCSQIFMPYMVTQRYGRIINVSSVWGISGASCEVAYSASKGGVNAFTKALAKELAPSKVTVNAVAPGAVHTAMLSNLQADELKMLEEEIPAGRLATPEDISSLVYFLALPESGYITGQVISPNGGWIT
- a CDS encoding pitrilysin family protein, translated to MEKLHYERLQETLYHEVMDNGLQVYVLPKPAFLKTYATFATKYGSVDNHFKVAGGEETTVPDGIAHFLEHKMFEEPEGDIFANFASNGASANAFTSFDQTVYLFSATENIEQNLSTLVDFVQRPYFTDENVEKEKGIIGQEINMYADNPDWRVYFGLIEAMYATHPVHIDIAGTIESISTITKETLYTCYNSFYHPSNMLLFVVGGVDPEQVFELIRSNQQGKSYEKQGEITRIFAEEPEQVASKHVESRLAVSIPKMMFGFKEKVDGLSGEAAVRRDLTTKLMLDLLFGSSTALYQKLYDEELISDSFGHEFNSSAEYAFSAIGGDTKDPGLLLERIKEEVGRILETGFAEKDFERARKKKIGGFLRMLNSPESIAHEFTRYQFRGGDLFEVLPLYESITLDEVNDRLHAHVDWEQLAVSLVVSP